The following are encoded together in the Corallococcus silvisoli genome:
- a CDS encoding M16 family metallopeptidase: MKALAAAALFMGLPAFAQTPEAKPLEPGRENLAIPYEKYTLPNGLEVILSVDRKLPVVAVNVWYHVGAFDEQPGRTGFAHLFEHMMFQGSKHVPDDVHIGLLEQAGASDLNGTTSFDRTNYYETVPSNLLETALWLESDRMGFLLDALTEKKLQTQKEVVKNERRQSVETAPYGEAQEKAWQALFPPPHPYSGNVIGSMKDLDAATVDDVKSFFRTWYAPANATLAIVGDFDPAKAKALVEKYFATLPSGPKPKRPDVAPVKHTEEVVIRHDEKVATLPLLSMSWLTAPYLTPGDATADVLATALGTGRASRLYRRLVLDKQLAQSVDATQQSQGAQSVFSIEAVARPGVSTDTLKKEIDAVLDEVRKDGITEEEIVRARTRYDTRQLAGLQAVGGSGSKSDTLQTYNQFVGEPSYVAQDLARYQEVTPAKVKQFANDVLRPDARVTLHAVPSSKAAPQSSGSGKEAR, translated from the coding sequence TTGAAGGCCCTCGCCGCCGCGGCCCTGTTCATGGGGCTTCCGGCGTTCGCGCAGACTCCCGAGGCGAAGCCCCTGGAGCCTGGCCGCGAAAACCTGGCCATCCCGTATGAGAAGTACACGCTGCCCAACGGCCTGGAGGTCATCCTCTCCGTGGACCGCAAGCTGCCCGTGGTGGCCGTCAATGTCTGGTACCACGTGGGTGCCTTTGACGAGCAGCCGGGCCGCACCGGCTTCGCGCACCTCTTCGAGCACATGATGTTCCAGGGCTCCAAGCACGTGCCGGACGACGTGCACATCGGCCTCCTGGAGCAGGCCGGGGCCAGCGACCTCAACGGCACCACCAGCTTCGACCGCACCAACTACTACGAGACCGTGCCCAGCAACCTGCTGGAGACCGCCCTCTGGCTGGAGAGCGACCGCATGGGCTTCCTGCTGGACGCCCTCACGGAGAAGAAGCTCCAGACCCAGAAGGAGGTGGTCAAGAACGAGCGCCGCCAGAGCGTGGAGACCGCCCCCTACGGTGAAGCCCAGGAGAAGGCGTGGCAGGCGCTGTTCCCGCCTCCGCACCCGTACTCGGGGAACGTCATCGGGTCCATGAAGGACCTGGACGCGGCCACCGTGGACGACGTGAAGTCGTTCTTCCGCACCTGGTACGCGCCCGCCAACGCGACGCTCGCCATCGTGGGCGACTTCGACCCCGCTAAGGCCAAGGCCCTGGTGGAGAAGTACTTCGCCACGCTGCCCTCCGGCCCCAAGCCCAAGCGCCCCGACGTGGCGCCCGTGAAGCACACCGAGGAGGTGGTCATCCGCCACGACGAGAAGGTGGCCACGCTGCCGCTGCTCTCGATGTCCTGGCTCACCGCCCCGTACCTGACGCCGGGGGACGCGACGGCGGACGTGCTCGCCACGGCGCTGGGCACCGGCCGCGCGAGCCGCCTGTACCGCCGCCTGGTGCTGGACAAGCAGCTGGCGCAGAGCGTGGACGCCACGCAGCAGAGCCAGGGCGCGCAGTCCGTCTTCTCCATCGAAGCGGTGGCCCGGCCCGGCGTCTCCACCGACACGCTGAAGAAGGAGATCGACGCGGTGCTGGACGAGGTCCGCAAGGACGGCATCACGGAGGAGGAGATCGTCCGCGCGCGCACCCGCTATGACACGCGCCAGCTGGCGGGCCTGCAGGCCGTGGGCGGCTCCGGCAGCAAGTCCGACACGCTCCAGACCTACAACCAGTTCGTGGGCGAGCCCAGCTACGTCGCGCAGGACCTGGCGCGCTACCAGGAAGTCACGCCCGCGAAGGTGAAGCAGTTCGCCAACGACGTGCTGCGTCCCGACGCGCGCGTCACCCTCCACGCGGTGCCGTCCAGCAAGGCCGCGCCTCAGTCTTCCGGTTCGGGCAAGGAGGCCCGTTGA